The stretch of DNA CCTACATAATATGCTTTAACTATAACAGGGACATTGTAGATGCAGTTCGTTCCCTGCCAGGCAGACGTTATGATGCAGCAGGGCGTGTTTGGCACATACCCAAATCTCCTATGGTTAAATCGAAGATAATTAGCACGTTATCTCCCCTTGGGGCGGTAACTTTTACAAACGACCACGATAAGAACTCTTCAGACCTTTTTCAAGACGACCTCTTAGAGCGCTGTGTACAACAACTCAAACGAAAACGCTACAGTAACAATACGATCAGAAACTATTCCAGACACATTGCAAATTTTTTATCGTTCGCCCGGCAGAATGAACAAACCGATGAAACTGTC from Chitinispirillales bacterium ANBcel5 encodes:
- a CDS encoding phage integrase N-terminal SAM-like domain-containing protein, coding for MTIKGKHPISITSVDDTYIICFNYNRDIVDAVRSLPGRRYDAAGRVWHIPKSPMVKSKIISTLSPLGAVTFTNDHDKNSSDLFQDDLLERCVQQLKRKRYSNNTIRNYSRHIANFLSFARQNEQTDETVIIHYLNYLVTDKFVTGSYQSMSVNAIRFLMVDVLGKRMPECALRPKREKYLPVVLSETEVLSILHSVTNLKHKLALTL